tttaatattattataatagattttattacctatttatctactatttattctagatatagtGCCTAAGCTGAActtaatactttacttattatagttaataggtttactaaatatattagtttactTTCTGGCAACGCAAAATAGACTGCtgaataataagaatttattcttattaaatttttctaatactataactagaatattctataaatacttatctttaactataatatatactttatatctattttctAGAAAGATATAATCTCTactttaagtattaaatagtactactCTACTATATTTCACCTATAAACTAATAGCTAGtctaagtatataatataaattattaagattatacTCTGCTATAGTTATACTAAATACCTATACTAGattaactagttatcttaaattatatctataattaatttattatctagcGCTTCTACTGGTTAAATACCTTATAAATTACTCTTCggaattaatatttattaatcctAGTAAtctttaaagttaatatttaagtagaACTTCATCTcctatcttaatataaaaaaagtattaaacTTTActactatctatataaagtatttttataataaagactatctatttattaaatttaaacCTAAAGATTaagtctatatatatttatactatagctaCTAATTACCCGGCTGTTTAAGTAAGAAGCttagtaaataatttaatagcctgtataaagttattaagtatattagatatctagtatataaaattaaactTCTTTCTAACTCTAGAGTATACTCTATATTCTCTGTTATTTAACttaaacttataaagtataaGAAGCTTTCTGGTAATCCTTATCTCTACTAACTCATAAAAcctaatactattaaagataaatatttctctaataattctaattaatataaagttaaatatattattaataaatactatatatataaaggctgaaactatatttaatatttataatatcttatacGCTAGGCTGGATACAGACcttataataactagtagttAGATTAGCCTGATAGACTCTAAGATTATAAAGACCTAGttactaagtataaaaactattaattactatttttttagtcTATTATTTTACCTAGTTTCTACGCTTTTCTTTctactaatttaataataaagatattattttttctgtattctttatatattatgtTCGAGAGACCTCCTAGCTTAATTCAACAttattagacatgcatacgggttgggttggggcgggtcaaggcctcgcggaccccaacccgcagcgggtttgggtattaataatattaaaccaacccataataggtttggggcgggttctgcgggtttaACCTATTAAACCCGGAGATTAACAGGACTAAcctactatagtaagatactatactaaatagagctagactaaatatttaactaggaTAGGTTAGAAAACCCGACCCAACccattttttatactataatattattttaagttagtactagaatagggataagaattaagtagttCTAAGGATTAGATagttactagaattatatagttactaggcagaggctaggatcaggcagTTAGATAGTTTgtaaatagaagatattaaggcTAGGATCAGATGATTGCTAGGTTCAAgtagttactaggatcaagcggaggctaggatcaggtggttaagtggttcgtgaagcggttcgtgaagtggttcgtgaataggagatatcaaaactaggatcgagcggttgccaggatcgggcggttgctaggatcaagcggaggctaggatcaggtggttaagtggttcgtgaagcggttcgtgaagtagtctgtgaataggagatatcaagtctagGATCGAGTGgttactaggatcaggcGGTTAGGTGGTTCGTGAACAGGGGAAAATCTAACAATAGttagattttctattattatcatcagtGAATATAGTAGTGAATATGTAGAAGGGTTAAGATACCATCTCTCACCTGTCAAGGgtaattttgatttcttctttctaggtgtctgggtttttcGTTTCTGAACCCCATTTCTgaaatccagcaatctttTCACGAACTTATCAGTAGTTTCCAGTTaaatctaaccattgttagattccaatgccaccaaaaaGTGCCGGGAGGCAGACTGCCTCTCCCAAGGCTAGATCGCGAGCGCCCCAAACCGGTCTTATTGCAACTGAAGATACAACACAGGAAAAACTTGGGGACCACTTCCTGGGAACCTTGATAATCGATATACGCCGCCTTGACTGGGTGTGGTCAGTTGAGCAAGGACGGAACCGAACAATTTCTGACCGTCTAGTTCGCCAACTCGTCAGCGCGTTCCAACACGGAATCCAACGATATTCTAATCGCACACGGCTTACTGTGACTGTtcggaaggaggagttcgcaAGCATTCTTCAGTCATATATAGCAGATGGCGTGActttggaggatgtggaaaatagagtcaaagtcagtagaggcagcgaggtatgattctaaccatggttagtttttttctgggtgatactggactaataaaactagggatcgtttattagatattccggGCCGGTTCGACCTGTTCTCCGAAATGGTCAACATCGCGTCGAGGCACTTCTTACGTTATtagaggaacaggcgaaaCTTGCACAGCAAGGGGCAAATGATCAGTATGGTAACGTAATTCAAGCGCCTGAAGTCAAGGTAGttattttctaaccatggttaaaATCAAAATTCATCTAACAATCGGTAGGACTATTGCTGGGCAATCGACTTATATGctattgatgatctggattcgaaTTTACTGGCCGCGCTCTGCGCGAATAGTAAACCCGTCAGCCTTCAAAACTCCGAGGGTTATACTGCATATTATGTCATATCGAAATGGAATGTCCTGTCTGCCGAGGATCAGCAGAAACTAACTTCAAGCAAGACCGAATTTGACAGCTGGCTATATCAAACATTTGGGATCACCCCGGATACCACCCCTCGAATCAAGCCAATTCTCCGTAATGATGCGTGGAAGAATAGTTGTTTTCGTTACGTGTCGACTCGCTATGGCGAGGCGACATTTAATTGGGCCTTGATCACTAGAATGTTGGGAACTCGACTTGATTTCGTGAGTTTTCATGCacactctcttattattattctaaccattgttagatttGGATCGCCGAATTCAAGAAGTACTTTCATTTCATGTCGAAGATCCTTGGGGGATCGGAAAACCTGCTGCACAAGAATGATTTtatgaagatcttctcccttcctgctggaagacccgACTTTCACTTAcgtcttctattttttccgaACACATCTGATTATTGGGACGGGAAAACCCCGCATAAACGCCCATTTGCCCTCCCGGTTGAATATCGATCGAATAAGGCCCTGCCGAAACTGTCTAAACCAGTCCACGTTGGTGGAGCTAATTTCGAACATCGTCGGCCTGACTTCATGGATatgttggatgagaagcaATACGTCAGGATCTTCCATGCACTTCGTGATAACCGTGACTTGGAGTGTCCTAGTTGGTAGGtgattttctaaccaaagttaaatattacttgatACTAATAATGAGAAGGTCGGACTGGACCCAACTTGAGAAGCATCCAGTCAAGCCAACTTGCCAGCTACTAAAGCATATTCTAACATGGGTAGAACCAACATGGAAGTTTCCTGAGCGGGCGAATCACGCACTACAATACTTTCATTTTACAACAGAGGTTAAGCGACTCATGCTTAATGaggatacagatacagagaTTGCCCGGCAGTTCATCCTGACAATTCTTAAGGAGGTTAAACAGGAGACTATGTGGAGAGACACCGTGGTCGAAACAGAggtaaaatatttctaaccaatgttagaaatattcagctaataaatactagctcaAGACATTACCGACAAACTTACTGGATGAGGGAAAAAATGAAGACTATCTACAACGATTTACCAAGACTTGTTGGGCCAATATCGTCAACCTGGTGACCCACCAGAAAGCGGACTGCCTCAGGGGTGATATGGCTCAATTCAACAATAAAACAACCCTTGTAAGTGAAgcttctaaccatagttagaataatactaatgggattatagcaagaccaactcctgccaaccccaacatGGGGAAATATCATTGTTGACACTAATTTTCGTGATAACATGATGTTGCTCaagactccagctcttgaCAACCCGTTGACCCGTGCTGCATTTGCTGACGAGGGGGATGTTTTTGGCGCTTTGATCCACTACCGTGAATTAAAGCGGAAAATGCTCCTGACCCTTGAGTGGGGCTATATCATACCGCTTGGAAAGAATTCCCTTCGTCCGAAAAATTTGATCGCTTCTATGGTTAGTATCTacatactctctttctaaccatggttagattgAGTTATTAATTTCattggcaggaggaatacaTAGCTGCGGCTGAAGTGCTTGTAGAACTCGACATGGCATTGCAGAAAGTGGGGTATAACCTCGACCGTGATAACTTCAATGAGGACCTAGGATCATTCACTCTTAGGAGAGATATTGCCCGACCAGTCGATACTCGACCAGAAAAACCAGGTTTTCAAGATGCGCGCCCTCTGAAGTACAAGACATtagaggaagaataccttgatgagttcaaaCGCGCCCGGCGTCAGCGGAtgaacatgatggttgaAAGATCCGGCACTAGAAAACGCAAGAGAGGTGATCGTAagtttctaaccatggttagaaattaCAGGGTTACTAACAGGATGTTAGCTGACCCCACACTCACGACTGTTCGCACTATCCTCGAGATGCCGATACCCGTTGACATCAGGCAACTGGATGGAAACCGTATCGATGCCGACACGCATCTGCAAGCGACTAACCGAATCAAGCAAAAATGCCTGGAATACGTTAACATGGctgacgagactcgagcgacTCAAGGTACCCAGAAATGGTTGGAATTGAAGGATTTATATGCCTATTACAAGCTACAGatgccagaggatgaaatggaagatcttgaagtagaaccgactcctggagatgatggcgcGGCGGGTGCTGAAACGGCGGATGTGGACCAAGCGGATCAGGAGATGCCtaattaattgaatattctaaccatggttagaatgtcTTGAGTAAGGCAACAGTATCAGGTACTGACTCTACAGCTCCGTTGTCCAACAGCCTACTCTATGATTTAGTGAAAGATGCGAATGCAATACTACATAGGAAATAGTTGAAATAACACAAGATTCAAGTTGAAATTGTTTATCTATACATACAGtagagagtagatatacttaggatCAGTAGTTGAGGTACCACggactagtattaagtagtaggttcttatactatacaaagtgaagctggcttgaatacagatatatattttcataCATGTCCTTAGTCCTTTTACTGTAGTTGTTATCAGTTTAGTAACCTTAAGACTATTGCAAATCGCAGCCTTTATTGGTTAGTTCTACTTATGTAATCTATGACactaggttagatattaataatctataattactgtTCATCggtatttctgattctgattctctattttccctattattcctctatacacaacctcattccttgatcaactatatcttaaacagtactatatacagagtaatctaactatagttagattactcgcTTTACAGTATAACTATGGCACGAGGTGGAACCCAGTTATCTCTCGAGACAGAGGGTGCTACAGCATGTCGGTTGCTGCGTCATTTTACCAGACTCTCCCCTGATCAGCAGAAGGAATTGCTGAAACCCAGGGCATTTAATAAGTGGCTCCACAATGCTCTGGATATTCAGAAGGCAAGCACGGCACGTGTATTAGCGGTAATCCGGCATGATACCTTCCGATATATTACATTAGATTTATGTGAAACAGACTATggcaagaaattctttacATGGTCTCTTCTCGAACGGATTGTAAATTCTAAACTGGACCATgtaagttcctcccctttgctataacatttatttaactggttaactaaccatggttagatatgggttcgcgagattaagaaatttctcgacttcggcCATACTATTTTCCAACATCATATTAATGATATTGTATCTGatgactgggttaagatactagaactcaagccagaagactggaatagtCAATTACAAGTCCTGTTTTTCCCGACGTCTTGTGATAATAGCTGTGGGGAAAGTAACTCCAACTTTCCTGGGGCCTTCATAACTTCCTTGAAGGATTATCCTGTACTAGGCTCTTCAGGTATGCCTATTACTggagaaagtattat
This sequence is a window from Aspergillus puulaauensis MK2 DNA, chromosome 6, nearly complete sequence. Protein-coding genes within it:
- a CDS encoding uncharacterized protein (COG:S;~EggNog:ENOG410PV3N); translated protein: MPPKSAGRQTASPKARSRAPQTGLIATEDTTQEKLGDHFLGTLIIDIRRLDWVWSVEQGRNRTISDRLVRQLVSAFQHGIQRYSNRTRLTVTVRKEEFASILQSYIADGVTLEDVENRVKVSRGSEGSFIRYSGPVRPVLRNGQHRVEALLTLLEEQAKLAQQGANDQYGNVIQAPEVKDYCWAIDLYAIDDLDSNLLAALCANSKPVSLQNSEGYTAYYVISKWNVLSAEDQQKLTSSKTEFDSWLYQTFGITPDTTPRIKPILRNDAWKNSCFRYVSTRYGEATFNWALITRMLGTRLDFIWIAEFKKYFHFMSKILGGSENLLHKNDFMKIFSLPAGRPDFHLRLLFFPNTSDYWDGKTPHKRPFALPVEYRSNKALPKLSKPVHVGGANFEHRRPDFMDMLDEKQYVRIFHALRDNRDLECPSWSDWTQLEKHPVKPTCQLLKHILTWVEPTWKFPERANHALQYFHFTTEVKRLMLNEDTDTEIARQFILTILKEVKQETMWRDTVVETELKTLPTNLLDEGKNEDYLQRFTKTCWANIVNLVTHQKADCLRGDMAQFNNKTTLQDQLLPTPTWGNIIVDTNFRDNMMLLKTPALDNPLTRAAFADEGDVFGALIHYRELKRKMLLTLEWGYIIPLGKNSLRPKNLIASMEEYIAAAEVLVELDMALQKVGYNLDRDNFNEDLGSFTLRRDIARPVDTRPEKPGFQDARPLKYKTLEEEYLDEFKRARRQRMNMMVERSGTRKRKRGDPDPTLTTVRTILEMPIPVDIRQLDGNRIDADTHLQATNRIKQKCLEYVNMADETRATQGTQKWLELKDLYAYYKLQMPEDEMEDLEVEPTPGDDGAAGAETADVDQADQEMPN